Proteins co-encoded in one Acidobacteriota bacterium genomic window:
- a CDS encoding TM0996/MTH895 family glutaredoxin-like protein, translated as MRTIKILGTGCAKCKQTEAVIRETLDEMGVSANVEKIEDIQQIMAYDVMSTPAVVLDEKVMIRGKVPSKDEIKAMFA; from the coding sequence ATGAGAACAATTAAGATCCTCGGCACGGGTTGTGCCAAATGCAAACAAACCGAAGCGGTTATCCGCGAAACACTCGACGAAATGGGAGTTTCGGCAAATGTTGAAAAGATCGAAGACATCCAGCAAATAATGGCCTACGACGTGATGTCTACGCCTGCGGTTGTTTTGGACGAGAAGGTGATGATTCGCGGGAAAGTGCCGAGCAAGGATGAGATCAAGGCAATGTTCGCCTAA
- a CDS encoding ZIP family metal transporter — protein MSAIALVGSGTFFLLGERLEKFLLPLVAFSAGALIGGAFFHLIPASLEKAGIDLTVFIWVLAGFSLFFAIEQFLHWHHCRRAETACKKPLTYLILIGDGVHNFIDGMAIAGTFLLDVRLGMAAFLAAALHELPQELGDMSVLLYGGWSKRQALVFNFLSSLTFFGGGLLVFAVSSQFDVSFLIPFAAGNFLYIGASDLIPEVNKHESLIANIKHFVSFIIGLGLMLVVKVILE, from the coding sequence ATGAGTGCGATCGCACTGGTCGGCAGTGGAACGTTCTTTCTGCTGGGCGAACGGCTCGAAAAGTTTCTCTTGCCGCTCGTTGCTTTTTCGGCCGGTGCCCTTATCGGAGGGGCGTTTTTTCATTTGATCCCGGCAAGTTTAGAGAAAGCAGGGATCGATCTTACCGTATTTATCTGGGTGCTTGCGGGATTTTCTCTATTTTTTGCCATCGAGCAGTTTTTGCACTGGCATCATTGCCGAAGAGCTGAGACGGCCTGCAAAAAGCCATTAACCTACCTGATCCTCATCGGCGACGGTGTCCACAATTTTATCGACGGGATGGCGATTGCCGGCACTTTCCTATTGGATGTTCGATTGGGAATGGCCGCATTTTTAGCGGCGGCGCTGCATGAGTTACCGCAAGAGTTGGGTGACATGAGTGTCCTTCTGTATGGCGGCTGGTCGAAGCGTCAGGCCTTGGTATTCAATTTCCTTTCTTCATTGACGTTTTTCGGCGGTGGGCTTCTTGTATTCGCGGTTTCGTCACAATTTGACGTATCTTTCCTGATACCGTTCGCTGCCGGGAATTTTCTTTACATCGGTGCCTCGGATCTTATACCTGAAGTCAATAAGCACGAAAGCCTGATTGCTAATATCAAGCATTTTGTTTCGTTTATCATCGGCCTGGGACTGATGTTGGTGGTGAAGGTAATACTGGAATAA
- a CDS encoding DUF302 domain-containing protein produces the protein MHKNGGQRITYFGSWVIEEIANKTEHEESGYAFRRNVDGSFASVLERTKNGLKDEGFGVLTEIDLKEKFKEKLDIDFPGYVILGACNPSLAYQALEEEIELGLLLPCNVVVYEKDGETVVAAIDARKMLAVTDNRKLDSFALSVNEKLRRAIDSI, from the coding sequence ATGCATAAAAATGGCGGTCAACGTATTACGTATTTTGGCTCCTGGGTGATCGAAGAGATCGCAAATAAGACTGAACACGAAGAAAGCGGATATGCATTTCGGAGGAATGTCGACGGTTCGTTCGCGTCCGTTCTTGAACGGACGAAAAACGGCCTGAAGGACGAGGGGTTCGGCGTATTGACCGAGATCGACCTGAAGGAGAAATTCAAAGAAAAGCTCGACATCGATTTTCCCGGCTATGTCATCCTCGGCGCCTGCAATCCTTCATTGGCGTATCAGGCTCTCGAAGAGGAGATCGAACTCGGACTTCTATTGCCCTGTAACGTTGTTGTTTACGAGAAGGACGGCGAAACCGTTGTCGCGGCCATCGATGCAAGGAAAATGCTCGCGGTGACTGACAATCGAAAGCTCGATAGCTTTGCCTTGTCTGTGAATGAAAAATTGCGGCGAGCGATCGACAGTATTTGA
- a CDS encoding DUF2202 domain-containing protein, which yields MKTLLVILTTTLLFIGCSTAKTEVRDTAVDLPTNTVVQGSESDKLDEKTQKALVLALDDERRAQATYQAVLNKFPGARPFINIIEAEKTHEALLLPLFAKYRVDVPKNEFDPAKIAVPSGLAESCKVGVTAENENIALYDEFLAFVKESDIKEVFVRLQRASRENHLPAFTRCSEGGMGNGKGRGRPF from the coding sequence ATGAAAACACTATTAGTGATATTGACAACAACACTTCTTTTTATTGGATGCTCAACCGCAAAGACCGAGGTGCGTGATACTGCGGTAGATTTACCAACAAATACGGTAGTTCAGGGCTCAGAGTCCGACAAGCTGGATGAGAAAACTCAAAAGGCTCTAGTTCTGGCGCTGGATGACGAACGACGGGCTCAGGCGACCTATCAAGCGGTCCTGAACAAATTCCCCGGAGCCCGTCCTTTTATTAACATCATCGAGGCCGAGAAAACTCATGAGGCACTTCTGCTTCCATTGTTCGCCAAATACAGGGTTGATGTGCCTAAGAACGAATTCGATCCGGCAAAGATCGCGGTTCCGAGTGGATTAGCCGAATCTTGCAAGGTCGGTGTCACTGCAGAAAACGAGAATATTGCTCTGTATGACGAGTTCCTAGCGTTTGTGAAGGAATCCGATATCAAGGAGGTATTCGTTCGCCTTCAAAGAGCGTCTCGAGAAAATCACCTGCCTGCCTTCACGCGTTGTAGCGAAGGCGGAATGGGTAATGGGAAAGGACGAGGGCGGCCATTCTAA
- a CDS encoding winged helix-turn-helix transcriptional regulator encodes MISVVLNLIMTSKELSDEALQLIAGRFRLLSEPTRLRILHTLGDKEMSVGELVNATGANQANVSKHLGVLLEGGIVTRRKDGLTANYRVTDETIFDLCDLVCTRLKDQLETRQRALANIF; translated from the coding sequence ATGATTTCTGTCGTTTTGAATTTAATTATGACAAGTAAGGAACTAAGTGACGAAGCATTGCAGTTGATCGCCGGAAGGTTTCGGCTCTTATCCGAGCCGACCCGGCTTAGGATCCTGCATACTCTTGGCGATAAAGAAATGAGCGTTGGCGAGCTCGTGAATGCGACCGGGGCAAACCAGGCTAACGTCTCCAAACACCTCGGTGTTCTGCTCGAAGGCGGGATCGTTACCCGCCGGAAAGACGGTCTGACGGCGAATTACCGCGTTACGGACGAGACGATATTCGACTTATGCGATCTGGTTTGTACCCGGCTGAAAGATCAGCTTGAAACGCGCCAAAGGGCCCTTGCGAATATTTTTTAG
- a CDS encoding PD40 domain-containing protein has protein sequence MKRTKAFWWSKIIVAATVVGSICAAAAGSWWTGLTVANSEGSGVSTLANGKIAFTSTRNGGSEIYVMDANGANQTRLTNNSASDNRPAWSPAGTKIAFNSTRDGNNEVYVMDANGANQTRLTNNSASDEDPCWSPDGTKIAFASTRDGNYEVYVMDANGVNQTRLTNSTGTDYAPSWSTDGTKIVFSSLRDGNYEIYVMDANGANQTRLTNSALNNQFPAWSPDGTKITFQSNRDGTYEIYSMDANGSNQTRLTNNAADDGDAAFAPDGTKIVFSSSRDGNAEVYVMDAIGTNQTRLTNNMAQDGEPDWQPVATPTATPTPTLTPTPTPTPTPTPTPTPPACPTCFSSAQSGSWGNAATWGGVAVPGCNDSVTINSGHVVTLDGNRCAFNVTINNGGTLDLGGFEFNFSGNGVTFTNNGTFANSGGFNRLIAANGGAHQTFAGTGTYSGNLRLQNVNVFWHFTTGANFTFNSATNNVNIQLENGVLDLQNGPLTIAGPSGGPNYVIFEKTGGDITGPGGLKTQGNVRLKATNNIITPVETVSGTAQGEGLFRSGWTVGTGASLSPSGTLNISNQNGGSGLIIDSGASVDLAGNQLNIAFNAPFTNNGTVNNSGAFSRIGFTDNGVHALGGNGLYSGNVGLEIINNTTNIQPGSSLTFGAPAGNTNIQVDNGALLNFNGPGSLTLSGGVSNLSNNGAIKFNENGASCASASRIQIRSSENGTQRAWSGNSMALVNVDVRDQAGTAVAGVTGGIDSGNNGTNWAFNAPCASAPTPTPTPVATPTPTPPPMVTPTPTPSVSPTPTPEATPFTPAGTNVTTINPVGNGSVNFSSVANGGITAFTPIDPMTAGLPPSGFTLLGGNTSYEISTTATVTPPIVVCLRANGVEDTTLFGLVRILHGENGELVDRTILAPDSPAPDFATRTVCARVNSLSPFVAAFAPVSSTVTVSGRVLTPTGLGLRNAVVSMFDSAGVRQTATTSSFGIYTFDNVQAGGNYIISVASKRYRFAPKTMTISTNLSNVDFVGLE, from the coding sequence TCGGTAGCATCTGCGCAGCGGCAGCTGGATCGTGGTGGACAGGCCTCACCGTCGCGAACAGTGAGGGATCAGGGGTGTCAACACTCGCCAATGGCAAGATCGCGTTCACGAGTACCCGTAACGGAGGCAGCGAAATCTACGTAATGGATGCCAACGGCGCGAATCAGACTCGTCTGACGAACAATTCGGCGTCGGATAATCGTCCTGCCTGGTCGCCCGCCGGCACGAAGATCGCGTTTAACAGCACACGTGATGGCAACAATGAGGTCTATGTAATGGACGCCAACGGCGCGAATCAGACTCGCCTTACAAACAATTCGGCCTCGGATGAAGATCCCTGTTGGTCACCCGACGGCACGAAGATCGCGTTTGCGAGCACGCGTGACGGCAATTATGAGGTCTACGTAATGGATGCGAATGGGGTGAATCAGACACGCCTCACAAACAGTACGGGAACTGATTACGCACCGAGCTGGTCAACCGATGGTACGAAGATCGTGTTTTCGAGCCTGCGTGACGGCAACTACGAGATCTACGTAATGGACGCCAACGGCGCAAATCAGACCCGTCTGACAAACAGTGCCCTAAACAACCAGTTTCCTGCTTGGTCTCCGGACGGCACAAAGATCACTTTTCAAAGTAACCGTGACGGCACCTACGAGATCTACTCGATGGATGCCAACGGATCGAATCAAACTCGGCTGACCAACAATGCCGCGGACGACGGAGACGCAGCTTTCGCGCCGGACGGGACGAAGATCGTGTTTTCAAGCAGCCGTGATGGCAACGCAGAAGTCTACGTCATGGACGCCATCGGCACAAATCAGACGCGCCTTACGAACAATATGGCACAAGATGGCGAACCCGACTGGCAGCCGGTGGCTACGCCAACCGCGACACCGACTCCAACTCTGACGCCAACTCCAACGCCGACGCCAACTCCAACACCCACACCTACGCCCCCAGCCTGCCCAACATGCTTTTCAAGTGCGCAATCGGGCAGCTGGGGCAATGCGGCCACGTGGGGTGGCGTTGCGGTGCCTGGATGCAATGACAGCGTGACGATCAACAGCGGGCACGTCGTCACGCTCGACGGAAACCGATGCGCGTTCAACGTCACGATAAACAATGGGGGTACGCTCGATCTTGGTGGCTTCGAATTCAATTTCAGCGGCAATGGCGTAACATTCACAAATAACGGTACATTTGCCAACAGCGGCGGTTTCAACCGTCTTATTGCCGCCAATGGCGGTGCCCATCAGACGTTCGCCGGGACCGGCACGTACAGCGGCAACCTTAGACTCCAGAATGTGAATGTATTCTGGCATTTTACTACAGGAGCAAATTTCACCTTCAACAGCGCAACTAACAACGTCAATATTCAACTTGAAAACGGAGTGTTGGACCTGCAAAACGGGCCACTCACGATCGCAGGTCCGTCCGGTGGACCAAACTATGTCATTTTCGAGAAGACCGGGGGAGATATTACCGGTCCGGGTGGGCTAAAAACGCAGGGTAATGTGAGGCTCAAGGCTACCAATAACATCATTACCCCCGTCGAAACCGTCAGCGGTACGGCTCAGGGCGAGGGCCTCTTCAGATCTGGTTGGACCGTGGGTACCGGTGCGTCACTTTCGCCGAGCGGTACCCTGAACATATCCAACCAAAACGGAGGCTCAGGCTTGATCATTGACAGCGGAGCAAGCGTTGATCTCGCTGGGAATCAACTAAACATAGCGTTCAATGCCCCGTTCACCAATAATGGCACTGTCAATAACAGCGGTGCGTTCAGCCGTATAGGTTTTACGGACAATGGCGTACATGCACTCGGCGGAAACGGCTTATACAGCGGCAACGTTGGACTCGAGATTATCAATAACACAACGAACATCCAGCCCGGTTCTTCACTCACCTTTGGTGCTCCGGCTGGCAACACTAATATTCAGGTTGATAACGGAGCCCTCCTCAACTTTAACGGACCCGGGAGCCTCACTTTGTCGGGAGGCGTCTCGAATCTCTCGAACAACGGTGCGATCAAATTCAATGAAAACGGCGCTTCCTGTGCCTCGGCTAGCAGGATACAGATCCGCTCCAGCGAAAACGGCACACAACGCGCCTGGAGCGGCAACTCAATGGCGCTAGTCAATGTTGACGTCCGCGATCAGGCAGGCACCGCAGTCGCAGGCGTTACGGGCGGCATTGATTCAGGCAATAACGGCACTAACTGGGCATTTAATGCTCCTTGTGCAAGTGCTCCGACACCGACGCCAACGCCGGTTGCAACCCCAACTCCGACGCCACCTCCAATGGTTACACCGACCCCTACGCCATCGGTTTCACCGACTCCGACGCCTGAGGCGACGCCATTTACGCCTGCGGGGACGAACGTTACGACGATCAATCCTGTTGGGAACGGCAGCGTCAACTTTTCGTCGGTTGCAAACGGTGGTATTACTGCTTTTACGCCGATCGATCCGATGACAGCCGGCCTGCCGCCTTCAGGATTCACGCTTTTGGGTGGAAACACCTCATACGAAATATCAACGACCGCGACAGTGACTCCGCCGATCGTCGTTTGTCTTCGTGCAAATGGGGTTGAAGACACCACCCTTTTCGGGCTCGTCCGGATTCTTCACGGTGAGAACGGTGAGCTCGTGGACCGCACGATCCTGGCTCCAGATAGTCCGGCCCCCGATTTTGCAACCCGTACCGTTTGTGCCAGGGTTAATTCCCTTTCTCCATTTGTCGCGGCTTTTGCACCGGTATCGTCCACCGTCACCGTTTCGGGCCGCGTTTTAACCCCGACTGGACTGGGGCTTCGCAATGCGGTCGTTTCGATGTTCGATTCAGCTGGCGTCAGGCAAACGGCAACGACCAGTTCGTTTGGTATATATACCTTCGACAATGTTCAGGCAGGCGGGAATTACATCATCAGTGTCGCGTCGAAACGCTACCGTTTTGCACCCAAAACGATGACGATCAGCACCAACCTGTCAAACGTGGATTTCGTCGGGTTGGAGTGA